A genomic window from Salvelinus namaycush isolate Seneca chromosome 21, SaNama_1.0, whole genome shotgun sequence includes:
- the rassf9 gene encoding ras association domain-containing protein 9, whose translation MAPFGKNFLKARLKNRAKDKDDKETVLGKEIQVSVCDEEKVVCGVTKHTTCADIVQALLDDHKTIPESKKILHGDPKDFCLLERWKGFERALPPLTRILRLWNAWGDQRPFIQFTLVKASDFVPQAGCKKGVNLKGAKGAKRWEQGPVQYSQSLPVERQKRMVKKAFRKLEKIHKEKRVVGSSPGSEEIDRMVQLLIQQDHTIRHQIQRMRELDCEMECFEMELQGGQQDTELLHEGFSSLSPISFPHSHNQNLDSQPGVSEQELLQECVYTSDGVAQLEMQLLRHEELIAQLSQDIDVELTRAMLALPEVPDKDTQLQGATAGVTSDPDLSWEAAELERLQAELRLSLRTGVSLHIQTAQLEKELKGYESTLFSKDQDCWQLASQLSTLQVGDSVQETPRLGTMKCPAPCIVPQAVRLKHRLSPTDVTDTDSDTGISSTHSQDSLSPCLDMILPPLDTDV comes from the coding sequence AGCGAAGGACAAAGACGACAAGGAAACTGTGCTAGGAAAGGAGATccaggtgtctgtgtgtgatgaGGAGAAGGTGGTGTGCGGTGTCACCAAACACACCACGTGTGCTGACATAGTGCAGGCCTTGCTGGACGACCACAAGACCATCCCTGAGAGCAAGAAAATTCTGCACGGCGACCCTAAAGACTTCTGCCTGCTAGAGCGCTGGAAAGGCTTTGAGAGGGCTCTGCCCCCATTAACCCGCATCCTCAGGCTATGGAACGCCTGGGGAGACCAGCGACCATTCATCCAGTTCACCCTGGTCAAGGCCAGCGATTTTGTACCCCAAGCAGGATGCAAGAAAGGGGTCAACTTGAAGGGGGCTAAGGGGGCTAAGAGATGGGAACAAGGCCCGGTCCAGTACTCCCAGTCACTGCCAGTGGAGAGGCAGAAACGGATGGTGAAGAAGGCCTTCAGGAAGCTGGAGAAGATCCATAAGGAGAAGAGGGTAGTGGGATCTtctccgggcagcgaggagataGACAGGATGGTTCAGCTGCTTATCCAACAGGACCACACCATCCGGCATCAGATCCAGAGGATGAGGGAGCTGGACTGTGAGATGGAATGCTTTGAGATGGAGCTGCAGGGAGGACAACAGGATACAGAGCTTCTCCATGAGGGATTCTCCTCACTCTCCCCGATCTCCTTCCCCCACAGCCACAACCAGAACCTGGACAGCCAGCCAGGGGTTTCAGAGCAGGAACTGCTGCAGGAGTGCGTGTATACTAGTGACGGTGTGGCCCAGTTGGAGATGCAGCTGCTCAGGCACGAGGAGCTTATAGCCCAGCTGTCCCAGGACATTGACGTAGAGCTGACGAGGGCCATGTTAGCGTTGCCGGAGGTCCCCGACAAGGATACTCAGTTACAGGGGGCAACGGCAGGGGTAACTTCTGACCCAGACCTGTCCTGGGAGGCGGCAGAACTGGAGAGACTGCAGGCCGAACTGAGGCTTAGTCTGCGCACCGGCGTGTCCCTTCACATCCAAACGGCCCAGCTGGAGAAGGAGCTGAAGGGCTATGAATCCACACTGTTCTCCAAGGACCAGGATTGCTGGCAGCTGGCTTCCCAGCTGAGCACACTGCAGGTGGGGGACAGCGTGCAGGAAACGCCCAGGCTCGGGACTATGAAATGCCCGGCCCCATGCATTGTTCCACAGGCAGTGAGACTGAAACACAGGCTGTCCCCTACAGATGTTACAGACACAGACTCAGACACAGGGATCAGCTCCACACACAGTCAGGACTCACTGTCTCCCTGTCTGGACATGATCCTGCCACCGCTGGACACTGATGTCTGA